From the genome of Hathewaya histolytica, one region includes:
- a CDS encoding carbohydrate kinase family protein: protein MNKSEPYVLVLGASVVDMFGFCIEKYSKCNSTPGEVKMSFGGVSRNIAENMARVGVKTKFISILGDDEKGNSIIQHSRYMGYNMSDSLILKGESTPTYMAILDEKGEMMSAVADMKSITRITPEFIDSKAEIIENAEYTFLDTDNPIILEYILKKFQGKTRFVLDPVSACKAEKVKGLVKYFHTVKPNRYETEVLTGIKINNTEDLQKATEYFHKLGVEKVFISLDEDGIFFSDGKKKGKFKTEDVEVKNVTGAGDAFVAGLGYGYMNDLSIEDTVTYAIAMATITILHEDTIHPSMNDKLVKKYISSIKWNKSIL, encoded by the coding sequence ATGAACAAAAGTGAACCATATGTATTAGTATTAGGAGCTTCTGTAGTTGATATGTTTGGATTTTGTATTGAGAAATATAGCAAATGTAATTCCACACCAGGAGAAGTAAAGATGTCTTTTGGAGGTGTTTCTAGAAATATTGCAGAGAATATGGCAAGAGTAGGTGTTAAAACTAAATTTATATCCATATTAGGTGATGATGAAAAGGGAAATAGTATTATTCAACATTCGAGATATATGGGATATAATATGAGCGATTCCTTAATATTAAAAGGTGAATCAACACCAACATATATGGCAATTTTAGATGAAAAAGGTGAAATGATGTCTGCTGTTGCAGATATGAAGAGTATAACTAGGATTACACCTGAATTTATAGATTCCAAAGCAGAGATTATAGAGAATGCAGAGTATACATTTTTGGATACGGATAATCCTATAATATTAGAATATATACTTAAAAAGTTTCAAGGGAAAACAAGATTTGTCTTAGACCCAGTATCAGCTTGTAAAGCAGAAAAGGTAAAAGGTTTGGTTAAATATTTCCACACTGTAAAACCTAATAGATATGAAACAGAGGTTTTAACAGGAATAAAAATAAATAATACTGAAGATCTACAAAAAGCAACAGAATATTTTCATAAGCTAGGCGTTGAAAAGGTCTTTATAAGTTTAGATGAAGATGGAATCTTTTTCTCCGATGGAAAGAAAAAAGGTAAATTTAAAACAGAGGACGTAGAAGTAAAGAATGTTACAGGAGCTGGAGATGCTTTTGTTGCAGGGCTCGGATATGGATATATGAACGATTTATCTATAGAAGATACGGTTACATATGCCATAGCTATGGCGACTATAACTATATTGCATGAAGATACTATTCATCCAAGTATGAATGATAAACTTGTAAAGAAATACATAAGCAGCATAAAATGGAATAAATCAATTTTATAA
- a CDS encoding dicarboxylate/amino acid:cation symporter gives MKKMGLIPKLIAAILMGILIGNFTNKFIVQVLATFNSIFGNFLNFVIPLIILGFIVAGIADLGIGAGKMLAITTLLAYISTLISGFFSFFVSYNIFPKFIKATQSIGNAANPEEKLLAPLFKMEMPPLMPVMTALVLAFLLGLGIASIKQKTLHNISLEFQEIMKKTISKAIIPLLPIHIMGIFANMTYAGEVGKILSVFWKVFLIILLMHLIIIVGQFALASVIGKKNLIQCLKNQIPGYLTALGTQSSAATIPVNLQCAENNGVSKSIREFVIPLCSTIHLSGSIITLTACATAIMLLNNQSPSIPQISAFICMLGVTMVAAPGVPGGAVMAALGVLQSTLGFTEAQLSLMIALYITQDSFGTACNISGDNAIAIVVDAFKNKLQVKNTKV, from the coding sequence ATGAAAAAAATGGGCCTAATCCCCAAATTAATAGCCGCCATATTAATGGGTATATTGATAGGTAATTTTACAAACAAATTTATAGTACAAGTTTTAGCAACCTTTAACTCCATATTTGGCAACTTTTTAAACTTCGTAATTCCTCTTATAATACTAGGATTTATAGTGGCAGGGATAGCCGACCTTGGAATTGGTGCAGGTAAAATGCTAGCTATAACAACATTACTCGCTTATATATCAACGTTAATTTCAGGATTCTTCTCATTCTTTGTATCTTATAATATTTTTCCTAAGTTTATAAAAGCTACTCAATCTATAGGTAATGCTGCTAATCCTGAAGAAAAGCTATTAGCTCCTTTATTCAAGATGGAAATGCCACCACTAATGCCTGTAATGACAGCCTTAGTACTTGCATTCTTATTAGGACTGGGTATCGCATCTATAAAACAAAAAACTCTTCATAATATCTCTTTAGAATTTCAAGAGATAATGAAAAAAACAATATCAAAAGCCATAATACCACTTCTACCTATACACATAATGGGTATATTTGCCAACATGACTTATGCAGGAGAGGTAGGTAAAATATTATCTGTATTTTGGAAAGTATTTTTAATTATTCTCCTTATGCATTTAATTATAATCGTAGGTCAGTTTGCCCTAGCTTCTGTTATAGGGAAGAAAAATCTAATACAATGTTTAAAAAATCAAATTCCTGGATATTTAACAGCATTAGGAACACAATCTTCTGCCGCAACCATTCCTGTAAACTTACAATGTGCAGAAAATAACGGAGTTTCAAAAAGCATTAGAGAATTTGTAATTCCTCTTTGCTCTACCATCCATTTATCTGGAAGTATTATAACTTTGACTGCTTGTGCAACTGCTATAATGCTATTAAACAATCAATCACCAAGTATTCCTCAAATTTCGGCATTTATATGTATGCTTGGTGTTACTATGGTAGCTGCTCCTGGTGTTCCTGGTGGTGCAGTAATGGCAGCACTAGGAGTTCTTCAATCCACTTTAGGTTTTACAGAAGCACAACTATCACTTATGATAGCTCTCTATATAACTCAGGATAGCTTTGGAACTGCTTGTAATATATCTGGAGATAACGCTATAGCAATTGTAGTAGATGCCTTTAAAAATAAACTTCAAGTAAAAAATACTAAAGTATAA
- a CDS encoding aspartate ammonia-lyase: MQYRIESDSIGTKELSKDAYYGVQTLRGCENFRITGHNMNKQFIISLAEVKKASAITNGEVNLLDKDVKEAMVKACDEIISGKLHEDFIVDPIQGGAGTSANMNVNEVIANRAGELLGGEKGAYDRVHPNDHVNMGQSTNDVIPTAGKITTINLIGKALEKLKELREALHLKGEEFDDVIKMGRTQMQDAVPIRLGQEFKAYSSVIKRDIIRIEKSMEDLKIVNMGGTAIGTGINADADYFEKVVPNLVKVTGLDLKQAEDLVDSTQNLDAFVAVSGAIKTCAVNLSKIANDLRLMSSGPRTGFGEINLPAKQNGSSIMPGKVNPVIPEVVSQVAFNIIGNDMTITMAAEAGQLELNAFEPVVFYNLFESIETLTNGVDTFTKNCIVGITANKERCKSLVENSVGIITAICPHVGYAEAAKIAKTAIKTGEPVRKIAIEEGIFKEAELDKILNPKEMTEPGIPAKELILK; this comes from the coding sequence ATGCAATATAGAATTGAAAGTGATTCAATAGGTACAAAAGAATTATCTAAAGATGCATATTATGGAGTTCAAACTTTAAGGGGATGTGAGAACTTCAGAATAACAGGGCATAATATGAATAAACAGTTTATAATAAGCCTTGCAGAAGTTAAAAAAGCATCAGCTATAACTAATGGAGAAGTTAATCTTTTAGATAAAGATGTAAAAGAAGCTATGGTTAAAGCATGTGATGAGATTATATCAGGAAAATTACATGAAGATTTTATAGTAGACCCTATACAAGGCGGGGCAGGCACTTCTGCTAATATGAATGTGAATGAAGTAATTGCAAATAGAGCGGGAGAACTTTTAGGCGGAGAAAAAGGTGCTTATGATAGGGTTCATCCAAATGATCATGTTAATATGGGACAATCTACTAACGATGTTATTCCAACAGCAGGTAAGATTACTACAATAAATTTAATAGGTAAAGCTTTAGAAAAGTTAAAAGAATTAAGAGAAGCTCTTCATTTAAAGGGAGAGGAATTTGATGATGTTATAAAAATGGGAAGAACTCAGATGCAGGATGCTGTGCCTATTAGATTAGGTCAAGAATTTAAGGCATATAGTTCAGTTATAAAAAGAGATATTATAAGAATAGAAAAATCTATGGAAGATTTAAAAATTGTAAACATGGGCGGTACAGCTATAGGAACAGGTATAAATGCCGATGCAGATTATTTTGAAAAGGTAGTTCCAAATCTTGTGAAAGTTACAGGTTTAGATTTAAAACAAGCAGAAGATTTAGTAGATTCAACTCAAAACTTAGATGCTTTTGTAGCAGTATCAGGGGCTATTAAAACTTGTGCAGTAAACCTATCAAAAATAGCTAATGACTTAAGGCTTATGTCTTCTGGACCAAGAACAGGATTTGGTGAAATTAATCTTCCAGCAAAACAAAATGGTTCTTCAATTATGCCGGGAAAAGTTAATCCTGTAATACCTGAGGTAGTTAGCCAAGTTGCTTTCAACATCATAGGAAATGATATGACTATTACTATGGCAGCAGAAGCAGGACAATTAGAACTTAATGCCTTCGAGCCAGTAGTATTCTATAATTTATTTGAATCTATTGAAACTTTAACTAATGGAGTAGATACATTTACTAAAAATTGTATTGTAGGCATAACTGCAAATAAAGAAAGATGTAAGTCTTTAGTGGAAAATAGTGTAGGAATAATTACAGCTATTTGTCCTCACGTAGGCTATGCTGAAGCTGCTAAAATAGCTAAAACAGCCATAAAAACAGGAGAACCTGTAAGAAAAATAGCTATAGAAGAGGGCATATTTAAGGAAGCTGAACTAGATAAAATACTTAACCCAAAAGAAATGACTGAACCAGGAATACCAGCAAAAGAGCTTATTTTAAAATAG
- a CDS encoding SDR family NAD(P)-dependent oxidoreductase produces MENKFTIITGATSGIGYEFAKIFALNNHNLILHGRNEKQLKKLKEELELHNIKVITYKADFTVKEDVENFAKYIIREKINVEYLVNNAGVGSFGEFHNISSERDLAIIDVNIMALTYLTKLLLPLMIERRYGGILNISSTAAFSPGPYMNVYYASKSYVLSFSKALSEELRGTGIYVSILCPGATDTNFQKRAKVERGEKLGNKLMSKEKVAQYGYRGFMNKRKVIVPGINNKLLVIMSKIIPDAILVKVIRRVNKS; encoded by the coding sequence ATGGAAAATAAATTTACTATAATAACAGGTGCGACTTCAGGAATTGGCTATGAATTTGCAAAAATATTTGCATTAAATAATCATAATTTAATCCTTCATGGAAGAAATGAAAAACAACTAAAAAAATTAAAGGAAGAATTAGAGTTACATAATATAAAAGTTATAACCTATAAGGCTGATTTCACAGTAAAGGAGGATGTTGAGAACTTTGCAAAATATATAATTAGAGAAAAAATAAATGTAGAGTATCTAGTAAATAATGCTGGTGTAGGCAGTTTTGGAGAATTTCATAATATATCTAGTGAAAGGGACCTAGCCATAATAGATGTGAATATTATGGCGTTAACATATTTAACAAAATTACTTCTCCCCTTGATGATAGAAAGAAGATACGGCGGAATACTAAATATATCTTCTACAGCGGCATTTTCTCCAGGACCATACATGAATGTATATTATGCATCAAAAAGCTATGTTTTATCCTTCAGCAAGGCTTTAAGTGAAGAACTAAGAGGTACAGGTATATATGTATCTATATTATGTCCTGGGGCTACAGATACCAATTTTCAAAAAAGAGCTAAGGTAGAAAGGGGAGAGAAATTAGGAAATAAATTAATGAGTAAGGAAAAAGTAGCACAGTATGGATACAGAGGTTTTATGAATAAAAGGAAGGTTATAGTGCCAGGAATAAATAACAAACTACTAGTTATAATGTCTAAGATAATACCTGATGCAATACTTGTTAAGGTTATAAGGAGAGTAAACAAAAGTTAA
- a CDS encoding exodeoxyribonuclease III, whose product MKIYSWNVNGLRSIMKKNFLDFFSEYEPEILCIQETKLQEADLTDSLKHIPGYYSYFSFAQKKGYSGVAIFTKKEPISVKYGIGIEEFDSEGRIVITEFEDFSLLNIYFPNGQMNEQRLDYKMRFYDAILDYCNEEVKNGKKLIICGDYNTAHTEMDIKNAKANEKTSGFLPIERAWIDKFISNGYTDTFRYFNKDEIKYSWWSYRFKARERNAGWRIDYHFVSNNLLYKITDAGILNEVVGSDHCPVTIEIED is encoded by the coding sequence TTGAAAATATATTCTTGGAACGTAAATGGACTTAGATCCATAATGAAGAAAAACTTTTTAGATTTCTTCTCTGAATATGAACCTGAAATACTATGTATACAAGAGACAAAATTACAAGAAGCAGATTTAACTGATTCCCTTAAGCATATACCTGGATACTATTCATATTTCTCTTTTGCACAAAAGAAAGGTTATAGTGGTGTTGCAATCTTTACAAAAAAAGAACCTATCTCAGTTAAATATGGTATTGGTATTGAAGAATTTGACTCTGAGGGAAGAATAGTTATTACTGAATTTGAAGACTTCTCCCTTTTAAATATATACTTCCCTAATGGCCAAATGAACGAACAAAGATTAGACTATAAGATGAGATTTTATGATGCTATTTTAGATTATTGTAATGAAGAAGTTAAGAATGGTAAAAAACTTATAATATGTGGAGATTATAATACAGCTCATACTGAAATGGACATAAAAAATGCCAAAGCTAATGAGAAAACTTCTGGATTTTTACCTATAGAAAGAGCTTGGATTGATAAGTTTATATCTAATGGATATACAGATACTTTTAGGTATTTTAATAAAGATGAAATTAAATATTCTTGGTGGAGTTATAGATTTAAGGCAAGAGAAAGAAATGCTGGTTGGAGAATAGATTATCACTTTGTATCAAATAACCTGCTATATAAAATAACAGATGCAGGAATTTTAAACGAAGTTGTGGGTTCTGACCATTGCCCCGTTACTATAGAAATAGAAGATTAA
- a CDS encoding LysM peptidoglycan-binding domain-containing protein yields the protein MEIYVVKPGDNLFLIARKYGLTEDEIISANKLDNPDNLVIGQSIVIPRRERTYRVNPGDTLWSISRRFRVPVESILELNGLSSSDYIYPGQVIRIPVKERPYGSIEVNAFIQPSTKEREEQVLQGTIEYLTYISPFSYHVNKDGSLTPIRDETIISIARQNGVAPMLSVSNIAGANFSTEVIQQVLSSETIQNNLINNILFTLREKNYYGVIVDFERIPPNQREAYNNFLRKLKEKIWPQYKIAVALAPKTYDITEGSWHGAHDYKTIGDIADFVIIMTYEWGWSGGPPMAVAPVNQVEEVIKYATSVISPKKIMMGMPFYGYDWTLPYMPGGEFAEAIGNREAVDRARKYGAEIKYDTKSQSPYYNYVDENGRLHVVWFEDSRSIAEKLKLVYRYGLRGVSYWALGKKFPENWEVLDRLFKIVRK from the coding sequence TTGGAAATTTATGTAGTCAAACCTGGAGATAACTTATTTCTAATTGCTAGAAAATATGGGCTTACAGAAGATGAGATTATATCTGCTAATAAACTTGATAACCCTGATAACCTAGTTATAGGACAAAGTATAGTTATTCCAAGGAGAGAAAGAACTTATAGGGTAAATCCTGGGGATACACTGTGGAGTATATCAAGAAGGTTTAGAGTTCCTGTAGAAAGTATATTAGAATTAAATGGATTAAGTAGTAGTGATTATATATATCCAGGACAAGTAATCAGAATACCTGTAAAAGAAAGGCCATATGGGTCTATAGAAGTCAATGCTTTTATTCAACCAAGTACTAAAGAAAGAGAAGAACAGGTTTTACAAGGTACTATAGAATACTTAACGTATATTTCTCCTTTTAGCTATCACGTTAACAAAGATGGAAGTTTAACACCTATTAGAGATGAAACAATAATTTCTATAGCTAGACAAAACGGAGTGGCACCTATGCTATCTGTGAGTAATATAGCTGGTGCCAATTTTAGTACAGAAGTTATTCAACAAGTATTAAGTAGTGAAACTATACAAAATAATCTAATCAATAATATTTTATTTACTTTAAGAGAAAAAAATTACTATGGAGTTATTGTAGATTTTGAGAGAATTCCCCCAAACCAGAGAGAAGCTTATAATAACTTTTTAAGAAAACTAAAAGAAAAAATATGGCCACAATATAAAATAGCTGTAGCATTAGCGCCGAAGACCTATGATATAACAGAGGGAAGCTGGCATGGGGCTCATGATTATAAAACCATAGGTGATATTGCAGATTTTGTAATAATTATGACTTATGAATGGGGATGGTCTGGTGGACCACCTATGGCTGTTGCCCCTGTTAATCAGGTAGAAGAGGTTATAAAATATGCGACTTCTGTTATAAGTCCTAAAAAAATAATGATGGGTATGCCTTTTTATGGATACGATTGGACTCTACCATATATGCCAGGAGGAGAATTTGCAGAAGCTATAGGAAATAGAGAGGCTGTAGATAGGGCTAGAAAGTATGGAGCGGAAATAAAATATGATACTAAAAGTCAATCACCATATTACAATTATGTAGATGAAAATGGAAGACTTCATGTGGTTTGGTTTGAAGATTCAAGGAGTATAGCAGAAAAGTTAAAACTAGTTTATAGATATGGGTTAAGAGGCGTTAGTTATTGGGCGCTAGGTAAAAAGTTTCCTGAAAACTGGGAAGTTTTAGATAGACTATTTAAAATAGTGAGGAAATAA